In one Denitratisoma sp. genomic region, the following are encoded:
- a CDS encoding metal-dependent hydrolase has protein sequence MFIGHFGIGFGAKAVAPRASLGTLFLAAQFIDLLWPTLLLLGVERVRIEPGTTAVTPLVFEHYPVSHSLLAVAAWALLLALAYRFLRQDRRGAWVVGLAVLSHWLLDAVVHQPDLPLYPGSAVLAGLTLWDSLTATLAVELPLFMAGVWFYLRATRPRDRVGTWGLGGLVGLLLAIYAGNLAGPPPPDVTAIAWVGQLQWLLVLWAYWVDAHRCNRSPAWTR, from the coding sequence GTGTTCATCGGCCACTTCGGCATCGGTTTCGGCGCCAAGGCGGTGGCGCCGCGCGCCTCCCTCGGCACGCTGTTCCTGGCGGCGCAGTTCATCGATCTGCTCTGGCCGACCTTGCTCCTGCTGGGCGTCGAGCGCGTGCGCATCGAACCCGGCACCACGGCGGTGACGCCGCTCGTCTTCGAGCATTACCCGGTGTCGCACAGCCTGCTGGCCGTGGCGGCCTGGGCCCTGCTGCTGGCGCTGGCCTATCGCTTCCTGCGGCAGGATCGGCGCGGCGCGTGGGTCGTCGGCCTGGCCGTGCTCAGCCATTGGCTGCTCGATGCCGTGGTGCACCAACCCGATCTGCCGCTGTATCCGGGCAGCGCCGTCCTGGCGGGACTGACTTTGTGGGATTCCCTGACGGCGACCTTGGCGGTCGAACTGCCGCTCTTCATGGCCGGCGTCTGGTTCTATCTCAGGGCGACGCGACCCCGCGACCGGGTCGGGACATGGGGGCTCGGCGGGCTGGTCGGCCTGCTGCTCGCCATCTACGCCGGCAACCTGGCCGGACCGCCGCCGCCCGACGTCACGGCGATTGCCTGGGTCGGCCAGTTGCAGTGGCTGCTGGTGCTGTGGGCTTACTGGGTGGATGCGCATCGTTGCAACAGGTCCCCGGCCTGGACGCGATAA
- a CDS encoding cold-shock protein, with amino-acid sequence MATGTVKWFNDAKGFGFITPDNGGEDLFAHFSAIQSSGFKSLKEGQKVSYDEATGPKGKQAANIKPL; translated from the coding sequence ATGGCAACAGGTACAGTCAAGTGGTTCAACGATGCCAAAGGCTTCGGCTTCATCACCCCGGACAACGGCGGCGAGGATCTCTTCGCGCACTTCTCCGCGATCCAGTCGAGCGGCTTCAAGTCCCTCAAGGAAGGCCAGAAGGTCTCCTATGACGAGGCCACCGGCCCGAAGGGCAAGCAGGCGGCGAACATCAAGCCCCTGTAA